The genome window gttctttgatgaaaagagtacagtcgataagacctctacgaaaaccgttctccagcaaatagtgagataaggttgcataccaagctcgcggtgcttgatgaagaccataaagagctttgttgagcaaccaaacccgatcgggatggataggatcttcaaaacctggaggctgttcgacgtatacctcttcttcaaccacaccatgtaagaatgcacttttcacgtccatctgataaaccttgaatcctttgaaggacgcataggctagaaagattcgaattgcttcgagacgtgcaactggtgcatacacttcgttgtagtcgatcccttcaatctgacgaaaaccttgaacgactaaacgtgctttgtttcggataacaactccgcggtcatcctttttgcatttgaaaacccaacgggtaccaatcttcttgtatccagcaggtttctctactagtttccagacacccagcttctggaattgttgcagttcttcctgcattgcttcaacccaagcgttatctttcaaggcttctttccacgttcttggttcttcctgtgagacataacacgcgaaggaccaatcgttttgttgcccggattctcgaatagctgcatacaagcctgcattgttgttgtttcgcaacatgtttcttgtttgaacgccactttgcacatttccaatgatgttttgttgaggatgggtattatgaatccttgtttctggattatctggaactggaacatttatacccaggttgttgaggttaagatcaacaaccaattcaaggcccggaattgacgaagaggatgatgcagtagcctcagctgttctatgggcatctactggaggagtgccctctgaagtaccatgaactgctgttgttggggcttcttgatctgcatccacaaattcatcatcctctgaagattcgttcaattcgtttgcatcatgaaaatcctcattgttgagagtattgttgttcaccgaagaagatggttcttgattaacaagaattggacgaaccaccggtgaaactgttgcattgtcactctcgaaaaacgtcctagccgcagcattttcttcaacggcttcaacattgatcgaattgaagaagtcatcatactcttcttgcaaagcgtcatgcttactttgcaagtcactcaaattctcattcacagtagtatgtttgtcttgcaagtcaaacaaactagcttgtaaagcatcatgtttgccttgcaactcagacatacttttctccatttcagcaTATCTAGCATGCAGCCTagtacattcatcacaattaacagcagtgggttcatcgacacatacctgacttgatgaaccgtcgacattagccataaaggctgaatggagagaagacgaagtataagcagcttgatccaccagaatagatcttctttgagtttctgctgcagcttcctccaaaagttcatcaaagtcaacatcatccgaaacattagatgtctcacccacatgatcatcaccagagttggatgattcttcatcaacactcctgctgtacccagaggagtcttcatcttcagacgattcaccaccactggcagaagattctccaccactggtgtgaactagcttcttcacaacctgagcaaaacatgctgttccatcgggagcatcaccacccaactggattgaccagtcacaaccttcatctacctgaactgcaagtgcccggttggtttggttgttgacaggtaccatggtacgatcattgtttctgttctgccggttgccttggtttctgaaggggttttgattcccgtgctgtgctggctttgtacattcccgtttaaagtgaccccgttcaccacagttgaagcactttacagcttgcttatcgaacccatacttggtgtctcgcttactttccaagctggttcttccagtactttccatccaatcctttgctcttctcacagcactagcaaaggcccacttgatgtccatcaagtccatttcctctttatcaatctgcctgtaatcttcttgtgtcagattaatgttgccaatctgaccttctatcaatcCACAGTatgcgctcactacagtgttaagcagctccatgtgttccttagctacttctacactgattttagagaaacTTGACGTGTCAAGCTGTACGGTACCTGTCTtcgattgttgaccagcagatgatgttcctccataacatgcacgctgttgttgagcaggaggcggaggaggaggtggttgtattggatttccgtacatatctgtggtgggaggtggcttaacaggaacttgtattgggttgccaaaacaatctgtgcttgtgacaaacgctgtttgaagtggagcatgtggaccggttcttgcagacgaagaattggaagttccacattacatttctggattctgtggcaatggaactctcttcgccttcaatgtttcctcctgatccttgttttccaaaagttgaacgaattcgttgatattagtggttctcaacactccgttgtacttcaggatttccaagaaactactccattgaggaggcaaagcatcagcaaacttcttcacaacttcagcttgagttgtcactacactataattatccaattccgtaagcagatgataaaatcggcttgtcatatctcccaaggactccttatccatacaagtgaaaccttcaaattctttcttgagaagatcatgacgcatttgacgtgttgctgcatttcccactcctctgtttttcaatccgtcccacaacttctttgttgtcttgaagctgacaaactgatggtagatatccttgctcaacgcctgagtgagaatggcgtatgccttcttttccagatcataggttttctttttatcttctggaagatcagcaaacgtagcagaatctgaagcagcaacctctatggcttgatcgaaatctgtggtgaaacgtatccacagttcggtattttgaccaagaacatatgttttaaatctctcaacccatcctggatattcattcaaatgcatcaactttggaggtcgattcaaacttcctgtttcactttcgcttagtagaatactttgaatgctcggagtttgattcgataccaaagcccattgatttccctgagaagaaGTTGATACCGGCGATTCAGCCCataaaggagatgaccttgtattcgtgtattttccatcgtctggagccgatgtaccccaccatgagggagtgacatttgatcttgtatattcaccattatctggagcaggattccaccaactcggattcatgattgataagcaaaataaatgctaagtgagtaatccgaaagatcacacagcagaaggatcctggtcgaaagatctgaaatcacagaaatttgttaacaataaactgaccacaatTGAAAGATcgactattgttcgaaggatcaacagtactcgaaaggtCACTGTTGTATCTCGAACAAtggtttcgaaagattcacaagctCGAAGGATTCACtaattgaaagatccttatctttcgagtatgtatccttatctttcgtatggctgactttcgaaagatcacactagttcgaatgatcaacagtgttcgaaagatcactgttgactttcgagcactggcttcgaaagattcaaaatctcgaaagattcacacttgaaagatccttatctttcgagataaatccctatctttcggacactgtctgtcgaatagattcctttatcgaaagatatgtttcagacttcgaaggatgggtcgaaggatgatgatctttcgagccttccttgatcgaaagatggtctttcgatgtcgaaagatatctttcgagaggttctgacacaactgacgttgatgtgataggttggtgaaaaggtgatgggttggtaagtcaactttcggcaaaagggtatggcaggCTGTACTTTCTCACCAACCAAGATTTTCAAAGATAATTTACCCAAAAAGGAAAACCTTATCttcaaaccagtcaccggaatattgaccggaatatggccggaaattaccaacacactcaaaaacaagtttttaagttacccaacccacttacgaacactcccggtaagtttaaaacacgttttccagtttaaaagtgtagaaaaaccaacaaaaacgggtgttaaaccaagaacttgaataacccggttttaaacatGGTAAAGAGCCaaactctgataccacttgtaggtccctttttgtcggaggatgacgaacctcaaaccttgttatactaacccactagcgagtgcggaatccaagctagcaagcaaaccgggatgagacaagtaaaagaacaaacacacacgggttcaccgattaacacaacttgtattaatgcaaatgaaggtttcggttacaagcacaatgtttacaaatctaacatgtaaactctcaaagtgtgtgtgtgagttccggacagaatgctctcaagaaactctctatctctcggtatctttctgtctgtgtgtctcTAACAAGTCTAATGAACTCAACacaatgcatgggtatttatacccatacacagtaggtcttgtccgaaggatccgatagatggtccgaaggatcatctttcgaatgcAATGCtctcgaaggatcagcaaggacctcgaaggatgatccttcgaggtctaacaatcgaagcatatctttcgagtacctcgaaggatcaacagtatccttcgaggagctatccttcgagacagacaactactttctaactgtttgaccaagtcaaaccggaggatggttgacttggtcaacttacagacttagaacatcgtttatatacagaccgaatacagacaaagtacagacacaagtgcaccaacagaataTACTTCCAGTTGTCCGCGAGAAGATTGAATTCAGTTGTGGTTTCCGCACAAATTCCATGTAAATAGATGCCATAGAGCATGATAATATGGTTTATAAAATTCTCTGTGTTTTAATATTTACAAATAAATAAAGTATATCATCAAAATTTTAGAATAAATTGCTTTTGTACATAACTTTTTAACATACTAAACTAGTAAACTTACTAAAGAGAATGTTGGTATGCCTCTCGGGACAACTTTGATAAACCAGTTTACAATTTATATAAACAAACCTCACATAGAGTAAGACCAGTTTCTCCATCAATATTAAACGCTGAAATGCAATTATCAACCTATAAAAGTCTTACCAGCAGAGACCTGTTTTTGAGCAACTTCAACACTTCCAGATAATCCAAATACTACAATAAGAAAGTAAATCATGACGTAAATGGTTAACATTATGAAGACAACTTGGAAGAACTAAAAGTATTCCACAAATATCATCAAAGTACTGTTATTCTAGGCTATGACCCTATTCTTATGTCAAACATTATATTAGAATCCTACTAGTTGGTTTCTTTTTTTTCAACATTTGTTAATTTGTAACAAACACAGTGATCTCTGTTGGATTAAAGTCCATTAATACTAGCATATGGACATGATTTAGAGGAAGTCTATAAGTTGTTTTTGCTTTACACCTGCAAACCTACCTTTTCATTAATTCTATGTCAAGAAAACTCATTTGTCAACAGACAGGGTATCTACTAAAAAACAGAGACAACCCAATCAATCTGCATATCAGCATATATCACACAACCCACTGATTGGCTCATCTCAATTGACTGAAATTAGAAATTTTGCCTTCTCATATGTCCAGTTCTTGTTCTCACTTTTGGACACATTTAACTGCAATAATAAAAATAGTACCAAGAACACTAATATGTGAAATTAGAAGGGGTTCTTAATTGATGAAATGAAGTCAAATGTTCGAACCACTAACCCATTAGAGCAGTCTTACCAAGCAAAGCTAATGATGACGGTCCAATTTTCATTTTTGATAATACCTACACCTGCGGAAGACGATAAAGAACTGATTACTAGCACAAATATGTTACTGATCAAATTACCTACTGTAACATCGACTCTTCACTTTAGAGCCACAACTTAAAATGGGAAGATATACCTCGCCACTTATCAACAATGAGCTTCACCCCTCATCAATTAATACAAAATCAACTTTATCAACTATTGCAAACGATTTAGGCCTAATGAACAGATTAATCAGATTACATctaaaataaataactaaacccTAACTATACAAACTTAAGTAGGAATATGAATACCTTGCTGTTAATGACGAGGTGTTGTTCGACATCTGAAAGTCTTCTATTTCAACAACACTGCATGATACACACATATTTCAGTTTTCATAAACCTAAACATCTTAATTTCACATAACACACTATAATTTCAACATCTCCACGCTTAAATCCTAACTCACTCAATATCGCGAGAATCCAGATAACAGTAGACGAAAACACTCAAGCACTATGTCACACACACGGATTTCAGTTTCCATAAACTATACAACATCTTAAtttcacataaaacacaataactTCAACATTCTAAACCTAACTCACTCAACATCATGATAATGCAGATAACACCAAATCAAAACACTAACACATATTATTATCATCAAGTACACAAAATTGCGCTTCAATTCCAACGATCGAGAAAGAAAACACACCTGAGATTCGAATCACCACTTTTCTCACCGGAAACAGTGACAAAAACTGCCAAAATCAACATAAATACTAAACAGCAGCAGAAAAGCGCATCGAATCATAGATTCCTTACACATCGTCATTGCCATTGCAAAAACTCCTTTAATTTTCTCTTCATTATGAAAACAGATTCCGAAACAAGCTTTGATTCGAACGACAGTTTGAGATAGATCTGGAATGAGAATGACAATTTGGTGCTTGAAAGTGAGAACGACGGTTTGATGGTACGGTTTGGCGATGGCGGTGGTAGTgatacggtggtggtggtggtggcggaatTCAGAACGACTGGATGTCTGGATGAGCATGGTTTGGTGTTTGATCGTATGAAACCCTAACATATTACGCGGTCtaaataaaaacttataaaaagaAACTTAAAAAATCAAATTTCTACCTATATTGCTACCAAATCATAGAAAAATGTACTTTATTGAAATTAAGTTGGAAGTAGATTGCTAAATTTGCTACCGTTTTTTTCTTTTCGGTTGTTAATTTTGGTAGCTATTGCTTATTCTAGTAGTAGTGCCACCCGTAGTTGcatattgttgttattatttctGTTGCATTGCATTAAGTTGCAAAAGTCCCCTTGGATGGCCTTTAATCCATAGAACACGTCATATTTAGCACTTGAGCAGCACCagaaagaaaacaaaaaataaataaaagccAGGTTTACAAAGCCAAGAAAGAATAACGGGATCCTGGTTCATAAATTTCCCAGGAATCTAATGAAATTGGAATTTACATTTCATTCTTTAGCATGTTTGATTGGGACATATAATTAGTAACTGTAATTGAAATTACTTGAACTCATGTTCTCTCTCACTTCTGATCTCTCTCATCAATCAAAAACCACCTTCCGCTATCAAATTTCCATCACCGATCACACCCttcttcatctctctctctctcttgcaaCACCCACCGCAACACTTATGCAAAATCACAGAAACCAGAAACTGAAGCCCATAACTCAACTCAAGCCATCGATCCATATACGAATGGATGCCCTTCCCACAACTCAAGTCCACCAGTGACATTAAGTTCTGGGTCTTTTGTTGTTCACAATATCACCAAATGAGTCAACCAATTGTTCACCTAAGCTTTCAGGGTCATCAGCGAGTATCCGGATGAAAGTGTTAACCGTTCTACGTTCATGCTCGGTTGAACTCAGACAAAACCACGTGAACAGTTTCCGTCTAAATTCTTTCGTGATGTGCCCTTCACGCTCAAGCTTCCGGAACACCACACAGTATTCATAGTTCGGATCCAAGTTACCAGGTCCTTCCCTGTGTGCCAAAAAGGGTGTAATACGTACAAATGTACTATCAGAATCATGGGCCTCCGTACTAGCTGGCCTCTTTCTTGACATCCTAGCCTGGGAGTTAACAGCTGCCACTTCCACATTGGGCCCATGTTGGGCCGAATTTTCTGCTTCATCCCTAGGGGTTTCATTTGAAGCAACTTCGTCATCTACATCAGGAACTaatgatttaaaaaaaagtaCAATTTGGACATAAAACGTGCACCCAATTGAACCCAACCCCACCCAACCCATTTTTTAAACGAAAGAAGCCAGGTTGGAGTAGATACCTTTACCACCCAGGGCACTACAATGTTCGCAGATTTCATCTTCTTCATGGTGATACATTCCTATTAACACGCATTCTTGACTTCCCTGCAGCATCAGGAATCAGTCAGTCAGTATAATTATTAACAATATAAACCAAGAATTAAAGATAACTAACCATTCGTCTGTCTAGGATCGGCAAGTGGAGGCAGAAGATGCGTCTGAAGCGGCAGTGGTGAACTAGGGTTTACAGACAGTGCAGTCAGAAGCGGCGCTGAATATAAAATGGAGAATTAGCGTTTGATTTATAATGCTGGTTCATGTGAAATTTTGCATTTTAACCCCTCCTTTTTACACTCTATTTATCTATTAATTATCCCTCTGGCCCTTTCATTTAGTATGTTTGCTAACACTAAAAAATTTATTTAGTTTTGCTTACGATAGATAAACTTCAAACTACACATGTTTACATTAGTTTTCACATTACACAGTCGTGTATCTCTATGTCACATTTCATCGAATTAGGTTTCAAGCATTCATCCACGTACATATACGAATTACATGGGTGGGTGGGATAGCCACTCTCATCACACGATTATGCATGTGCTTCTAAATCACACATCAATATGTGACTTGTTGGGAGTAATATGGCATGTGTGCTAAGTAGAGTTAGTGGAACTTTATTCTAGCAATTATAACAAATACCTGTGAATTCTTAGATGCTTGGTAAATCTTAGGAATATAACCTTAAATATACTCAAGATTCTTGCGTTCATCTTACAAAGCCAAGTTTGGCTCTTTCACTTTTGCTTAGATATCGAGGTTCATATTTACAAGAAGGAAATGCAATCATGATGTGTTATACACACTACGTGAAAAAAGGGCTACGGCCACACTTTTAGCAAAACCGCCCTGCCACACATTATAgaaaatgtgtggctaaaggtctttcataacattttaaaacatctttagccacacattttattattaatgtgacCATTGTATACCAGTTCAgaacctttagccacacttttagaAAATAATGTGACATTTATTAGCCACAACTTGAAATGTATGACCAAATATGATCTATGGCCACATATTTTTGTTATATGTGACGATAATCACATGTATTTGACACTTTTAGCCATACTTTAAGGAAAAATTGTGACATATATTAGCCATACTAGCAAAGTGTGGCCAAATGTTATCTATGATCACATTATTTGTTTTCATGTGACCAATAACATATGAATTCAAAATctttagccacactttaagaaaaaaaaatgtgaCATTTATTAGACACACTAAAAAGTGTGGCCAAATGTGATCTATAACTACAATATGTGTTTCATGTGACTAAAAACAAATGTATTCGAAACTTTTAGCCACAAGTTAAGAAAAAACAGCCACACTATAAATTTGTGGCCAAATGTGATCTACGACTACAACATATGTTTAATAATATCGTTAAATCTAATACATATGGTCACATATATTATATTGTGTGATAAAAGGTTAGACAATAGCTAcactaaaaattacaaaatttaatGTGGCTTTACATAAACATTGGTCACAACATTGTCACTTTGTTTATATTGTGTGACGAGATGTTATCAGATGTCATGGAAAAAATGTGTGACCAAATGTTAAACTTACCATATCTTTAAAAATTCCCCCCAaaatattttatactaaaacttaTACTTCCCCCCAAAATATTTCATCCTAAAACCTCCCCCCAAAATATTTCAATATAAACTTGAATTTCCCTCAAAATATTTCATCCAAAACTTCCCTCTTAAATAATATTCTTACTTAAAAAATTacattatttaatattaataaaaacaaaaaacaatcTTACAACCTTACAACGTATTTTTTGGGTtatattaaaaatcaaaattataATGTTGTTTGAATTATTTTTAAGGCTTTGTTTATAATAGTTGTTTTATAACTTATAATATAACTCCAAATACCTATGATCCTTACAAATTAATTGCAAATACCTAATAATATAAGATAATATGATGTAAATAATAGTATCACAAATTTTTAGGTATAAAGGAAAATATCATATTTATATTAATACATGTACTTTAGGAAGTTATAAGATAATGAAATCAAATAATATGACgacataataataaaaataataattatcttttTCATTATATGTATtaattagaataataataattattataataaaaGTGAGAATAAGTATTAAAAAcgatattttaattttaaaataatgAAATTGTTTATTAAAAGTAAGGTTACATTAAATTAGATTAGGTAGATAATACAATAGCTTCAAACTTTTGTAGTTTAAGTATTTATATATGAATACTTATGAGTAAAACTTTTGTAGTGTTATCAAATTTGAAGGTATACAATCTCTTTAAACTTTTGTAGTTCAAATAActcggcccggctcgtttacTAGAGCTCGAGCTCGGTATTCTCAATTAAATAATACTTTCAATTAAAAAATGCATTATTTAAGCTTGTTTACGAGTCGAacccgaacctaaaaataagttgATTTAGTAAACGAACCTGAGCCCGAGCTTCACTCATCGAGCTCGCGACCCTAAATGAGCAATAGTAAatcatatatgtcttaatggaGTATATTTGCCATTAATAGATCACAACGGACAATAGTAGATGAATTTGATGCCTTAATGGACCATATATGTCTTCATGGACCCCGTTGTGCCATAGTAGATCCCAATAAACAATAGTAGATCATATATCTCTAAGTGGAGTATATTAGGCCCTTAATGTATCACAATGGACAATGGTAgatcatatatgtcttaatggGCCATATTGGGTCTTATTAGATCCCAATGGACAATAGTAGATCGTATATAGACTATATTAGGTCTTAATAGATCACAATGAACAATAGTAGATCgtatatgtcttaatggaccatattaggccttaatggatcacaatggcaAGTGGTAAATCATACATGTCTTCATGGACTATAGTGGGCCTTAATAGATCACAATGGATAATAGTATATCATATATGT of Helianthus annuus cultivar XRQ/B chromosome 1, HanXRQr2.0-SUNRISE, whole genome shotgun sequence contains these proteins:
- the LOC110869871 gene encoding VIN3-like protein 1; protein product: MGSQECVLIGMYHHEEDEICEHCSALGGKDDEVASNETPRDEAENSAQHGPNVEVAAVNSQARMSRKRPASTEAHDSDSTFVRITPFLAHREGPGNLDPNYEYCVVFRKLEREGHITKEFRRKLFTWFCLSSTEHERRTVNTFIRILADDPESLGEQLVDSFGDIVNNKRPRT